One window of the Campylobacter concisus genome contains the following:
- a CDS encoding trimeric intracellular cation channel family protein, with the protein MSLILFVEYVGIASAALSGFLFAVKKECDWLGVFLSAFLTALGGGIMRDMLVGRAVYSFTHYMPVSVVIFMLIVSRVANLHIKREGLERKFVFIFADAIDVICFSIVGAMVAIEYNYNIFGVMMIAFFNGVGGGILRDILLNEIPWFLRTGLYGTISLGVGLVYFVLYHLGLTNIFFTMLLLAAGITVRMFAFYRGWKLPDL; encoded by the coding sequence ATGAGTTTAATACTTTTTGTCGAATACGTCGGTATCGCATCAGCTGCACTTAGTGGCTTTTTATTTGCAGTAAAAAAGGAGTGTGACTGGCTTGGAGTCTTTTTGTCTGCATTTTTGACTGCACTTGGTGGCGGTATCATGCGTGATATGCTTGTTGGTAGGGCGGTTTATTCATTTACACACTACATGCCAGTAAGCGTTGTTATTTTTATGTTGATTGTTTCAAGAGTGGCAAATTTACACATAAAAAGAGAAGGTTTGGAGCGAAAATTTGTATTTATCTTCGCCGATGCGATCGATGTTATTTGTTTTTCGATCGTTGGTGCGATGGTTGCCATTGAGTACAACTACAACATCTTTGGTGTGATGATGATCGCCTTTTTTAACGGAGTTGGCGGCGGTATCTTAAGAGATATTTTGCTAAATGAAATTCCATGGTTTTTACGCACCGGACTTTACGGCACGATAAGCCTTGGTGTGGGGCTTGTTTACTTTGTGCTATATCATCTAGGCCTTACCAATATATTTTTTACCATGCTCTTGCTCGCTGCTGGCATTACAGTTAGGATGTTTGCGTTTTACAGAGGTTGGAAGCTGCCTGATCTATGA
- a CDS encoding lipid-binding SYLF domain-containing protein: MKRLLIIFLASLFFTPCLNADVIQNQKLKNAINILNAFGARNLKPNTKFEGIKAIAIIPDVTKAGAVVTGSTGKGVFIAKNDDGEWSSPFFVNYTSGSIGLQLGYSSADMIILFKNSEAYANLFNAKDTISLKAEATGGVGNEVAITSDLPEISAFAEERGKTSGAFVGVSLDVARLKINRQDTNDYYERMYDFENIYNNSPKASKYTIKFKEIISKYFL; encoded by the coding sequence ATGAAAAGACTATTGATCATATTTCTTGCTAGTTTATTTTTCACGCCATGCTTAAATGCTGATGTGATCCAAAATCAAAAGCTAAAAAATGCAATAAATATTTTAAATGCTTTTGGTGCGAGAAATTTAAAGCCAAACACTAAATTTGAAGGCATAAAAGCGATCGCCATAATCCCTGATGTGACAAAAGCAGGCGCTGTTGTAACTGGCTCAACAGGTAAAGGCGTATTTATCGCTAAAAACGATGATGGTGAATGGTCAAGTCCATTTTTTGTAAATTATACATCTGGAAGCATAGGCTTACAGCTTGGTTACAGCTCAGCTGATATGATCATTTTATTTAAAAATTCAGAAGCTTATGCAAATTTATTTAATGCAAAAGATACGATCAGCCTAAAGGCAGAAGCAACTGGTGGCGTTGGTAATGAAGTAGCGATCACAAGTGATTTGCCTGAAATTTCAGCATTTGCTGAGGAGCGTGGCAAGACAAGTGGTGCTTTTGTGGGAGTTAGCCTAGATGTGGCAAGGCTAAAAATAAATAGACAAGATACAAATGATTACTATGAGCGAATGTATGATTTTGAAAATATCTACAACAATAGTCCAAAAGCTAGTAAATACACAATAAAATTTAAAGAAATAATCTCAAAATACTTCTTATAG